In Terriglobus sp. TAA 43, a single window of DNA contains:
- a CDS encoding FUSC family protein gives MSESVRKLVARFDWHKSEPLHALLCMPGLALPLIVGIHYGYPGTAALMVGGAQCVGFGSYQQPLFTRSGAMLAASFGIALSALVGALCRDNTVALLLTTILWAVLYAFSNSISTATAWVGQQCCIFLVISAAAPNTPGTTHDLLYSALLRGAGVLAGGLLQFAILWVFRLWLPEAHTKFSRIDFDPTRFQRAFLREQLSPGSGTFQFALRMAVTATVAVWIYKAQTWTSAYWIAMTALLLPKPEFVQTMARGLLRATGTLIGAALCTLIVVEFHPSGMWLAFYVLVFQAATYLLNTVNYGAFAVTLTGYICFVLAVARQPPREVLLHRVMATLIGTGVALSVHIAFRYGRRLLHIKPPKIHSLEGDTQV, from the coding sequence GTGTCTGAATCTGTTCGCAAGTTAGTCGCCCGTTTTGACTGGCACAAGTCGGAGCCGCTGCACGCATTGCTTTGCATGCCGGGCTTGGCGCTGCCGTTGATTGTGGGCATCCACTACGGTTATCCCGGCACTGCGGCGCTGATGGTGGGCGGGGCGCAGTGTGTGGGCTTCGGGTCCTATCAGCAGCCGTTGTTTACGCGTTCGGGCGCGATGCTTGCAGCTTCGTTCGGCATCGCCCTCTCTGCTCTCGTAGGAGCGTTGTGTCGTGACAATACCGTCGCGCTGCTACTCACAACAATCCTTTGGGCTGTTCTCTATGCGTTCTCCAACAGCATCAGCACCGCGACCGCGTGGGTTGGGCAGCAATGCTGCATCTTCCTTGTTATTTCGGCAGCAGCTCCGAACACGCCGGGAACGACGCATGACCTGCTGTACTCCGCGTTGCTGAGAGGGGCAGGTGTGCTTGCGGGTGGCTTGCTGCAGTTTGCGATTTTGTGGGTCTTCCGCTTGTGGCTGCCGGAGGCACATACAAAGTTCAGCCGCATCGATTTTGATCCAACGCGATTCCAGAGAGCTTTTCTGAGGGAACAGCTCTCACCCGGCAGTGGCACATTTCAGTTTGCGCTGCGCATGGCTGTAACGGCGACTGTAGCTGTCTGGATCTATAAGGCGCAAACGTGGACGAGCGCTTACTGGATAGCCATGACCGCGCTGCTTCTTCCCAAGCCGGAGTTTGTGCAGACCATGGCGCGTGGTCTGCTGCGCGCTACAGGCACTCTGATTGGTGCGGCGCTATGCACGCTGATTGTGGTGGAGTTTCATCCCAGCGGCATGTGGCTTGCGTTTTATGTTCTGGTTTTTCAGGCGGCCACGTATCTGCTGAACACGGTCAATTACGGCGCATTTGCCGTCACGTTGACTGGCTACATCTGCTTCGTACTGGCGGTTGCGCGCCAGCCACCACGCGAGGTGCTACTGCATCGCGTGATGGCCACGCTCATAGGTACAGGTGTTGCATTGAGCGTCCATATTGCATTTCGCTACGGACGCAGGCTGCTGCACATTAAACCGCCAAAGATTCATTCACTAGAGGGAGATACGCAGGTCTAA
- the hemH gene encoding ferrochelatase — protein MSLRDLPFFLIGLASEKLKLQEQMTAPAVAAKEARILAQYEISNADQIAAAMAAPAVTQPEPEYFDAIVLLAHGTPDVLGEMDEYLKLVTGGRGVPPHVVHELQERYAEIGLKDEPTAEGPHLTRWTLREAELLRERTDMPVYIGMRNWKPFIADTVAQMKQDGVKKVRAICLAPQNSRTSVGLYRRAMETAADGAFEIDFVAGWSEHSLLIRAFTERLRKALEVAPQDKKTAVLFTAHSVPCRTIQSKPSEHHGMLLTTEADTYAIECKATAALIANELSEQISESDWYFCFQSQGMSGGPWIGPSVEDTLKALRDGGYQHVILDPIGFLCDHVEILYDIDIAFQKTAAELGITLSRPESLNDSPTLIGALADLARRGTRSLPQHPLNTTAQPAEVVQTLAPVEEQASV, from the coding sequence ATGAGCCTGCGCGATCTTCCTTTTTTTCTCATTGGTCTTGCGAGCGAGAAGCTCAAGCTGCAGGAGCAGATGACCGCGCCCGCCGTGGCGGCGAAGGAAGCGCGCATCCTTGCGCAGTACGAGATCAGCAATGCAGATCAGATTGCCGCGGCTATGGCTGCTCCTGCTGTGACGCAACCGGAACCAGAGTACTTTGATGCCATCGTTCTTCTCGCACACGGCACACCAGATGTGCTGGGTGAGATGGACGAGTATCTGAAGCTGGTCACTGGTGGCCGTGGTGTTCCCCCGCATGTAGTGCATGAGTTGCAGGAGCGTTATGCCGAAATTGGCTTGAAGGATGAGCCAACCGCAGAAGGCCCACATCTGACGCGGTGGACGCTGCGTGAAGCTGAGCTATTGCGTGAGCGTACGGACATGCCGGTTTACATCGGCATGCGCAACTGGAAGCCGTTTATCGCGGACACCGTGGCGCAGATGAAGCAGGACGGCGTGAAGAAAGTGCGCGCCATCTGTCTCGCGCCACAGAACTCGCGCACCAGTGTGGGGCTGTATCGTCGCGCTATGGAAACGGCAGCCGATGGCGCATTTGAAATCGACTTCGTTGCTGGATGGAGCGAACACTCGCTGCTGATTCGTGCCTTTACAGAACGTTTGCGCAAAGCGCTCGAAGTCGCACCGCAGGACAAGAAAACGGCTGTGCTATTTACAGCGCATTCCGTTCCTTGCCGCACGATCCAGTCAAAGCCAAGCGAACATCATGGCATGTTGTTGACCACGGAAGCGGACACTTATGCGATTGAGTGCAAAGCAACAGCGGCACTCATTGCGAACGAACTCAGCGAGCAGATCAGCGAAAGTGACTGGTATTTCTGCTTCCAGTCACAGGGCATGAGCGGTGGTCCGTGGATTGGACCAAGTGTTGAAGACACGCTGAAGGCACTGCGCGATGGCGGCTATCAACACGTGATCCTGGATCCCATTGGTTTTCTGTGCGATCACGTTGAGATTCTGTACGACATTGACATTGCGTTCCAGAAGACCGCAGCGGAACTGGGCATCACCCTATCGCGTCCTGAGAGCCTGAACGATTCACCGACACTGATCGGCGCCCTGGCTGATCTGGCACGACGCGGCACACGCAGTCTGCCACAGCATCCTCTCAACACAACGGCGCAGCCTGCGGAAGTTGTGCAGACACTTGCGCCAGTGGAAGAACAGGCATCGGTGTAA
- a CDS encoding DEAD/DEAH box helicase, with protein sequence MTAAVTPISAIHASLAWAHPVVRHWFVQKFSSPTEPQVEGWPSILRGDDTLISAPTGSGKTLTAFLVAINRLVTEALEGSLPAYTQVVYVSPLKALGNDIQKNLDEPLREILALALEEGYLCPRIRTGVRTGDTLPKERVAMLKEPPHILVTTPESLYLLLTAGKSRENLRHVHTVIVDEIHAMVDDKRGAHLSLTLERLDALVTGENRLAPSGMLMGLAKRPQRIGLSATQNPIELVADYLTGIAADRTRATIVQVGQRRTLDLGIEIPFSELTSVRDSKMWLEVVDRMAELCTQHRSTLVFANTRSMVERLCCALGERLGQDNVAAHHGSLSRALRLDAEQRLKAGEIQCLVATASLELGIDIGAVDLVLQLNSTRDIAVAMQRVGRAGHWRGAIPKGRFFATTRDDLLEQAALIRAMRTGQLDRLEIPPQPLDVLMQQMVAMCGAEPWEEDAMYRVMTRAYPYRLLTRDEFDELVTLLHTGIENSRGRYGAYLLRDGVAGILHPRRGARMTAIGNGGAIPDTSIFSVILMPEGVQIATLGEHFAVDSGPGDVVQLGNASWRILTVEKEGRVLVEDAHGAPPSVPFWEGEAPQRTDVLSDFVAGLREEISFRTEGVHHEMVTRDDVRVDAALAWLMEECSLCESAALQLIQYIANGRAVLGRVPTKNTIIAERFFDEGGGMQLILHAPFGGRINRAWGLALRKRFCRGFNYELQAAATDNGINICLAEQHSFPLADVFHFLTEVTAKELLEQASLASPIFKTRWRWAANRSLQLLRFQKGRKVPPQVQRTRGEDLLASVFPQAAACFETIVGDIEIPNHPLVREVMQDVLQEAMDLAGLQQVLRDMDGGKIRCIAVDTPVPSVFSHELLNANQNAFLDEADLGERRARAVSLRGSIPDSVLGEAGRLDPAAIRQTRCEIWPDLRDEHELHDLLFSAIALPVALFTEQNPLAACAGEEVQSHRIHSSRHWPLFFERLQQRGRAILIRFGTQDCWVATERLPHVQLLQSISQSVSVPVACEQSENAVSIGESLRLLTQGFLQLLGPTTATQIAELLELQPRAIAQQLVAIEVQGLALRGIFEGSGPAENDQHLEWCERRILQRIHRLTLGALRKQIDAVTPAVYLRWLTRWQHLQPQTQLSGEEGVLEALVRLEGFEAPAIEWERNLLPQRVKDYDGKWLDALCLSGAVGWGRISPHPAWAAGDGAAPRRVIPTNMAPITFYLRESADWLPAALAQKSIDETKLQQALSPEALSVRNALRERGASFASDLQRFCVLSKQQTQSALWELATAGLASADGFDQLRIMMDPKRKPLAAEPVTNAARRATRSTAGRWSLFIEDEHRQLTITERAREEETSLVAAARMLLARYGVVFRDILTRESNAPRWRDLQRMLRRMEARGEVRGGRFVQGFHGEQFALPEAVESLRATRDLQHEEVLTLAASDPVNLIGIVVPGERTSAVAGRKAHLRNGLACDAEGNPIDAVATPLGIRRNASPKLETPRAETPQPQDSLFA encoded by the coding sequence ATGACTGCTGCCGTTACCCCCATCTCGGCAATCCATGCATCGCTGGCATGGGCGCACCCCGTCGTGCGGCATTGGTTCGTGCAGAAATTCAGTTCGCCTACCGAACCCCAGGTAGAGGGCTGGCCTTCCATCCTTCGTGGCGACGATACGCTTATTTCCGCGCCCACCGGCAGTGGCAAAACGCTCACGGCGTTTCTTGTTGCTATCAACCGGCTTGTCACGGAAGCGCTGGAGGGATCGTTGCCTGCGTATACGCAGGTTGTTTATGTCTCGCCGCTAAAAGCGCTAGGCAACGATATTCAAAAGAACCTCGATGAGCCGTTGCGCGAGATCCTCGCACTTGCATTGGAAGAGGGATATCTTTGTCCGCGTATCCGCACGGGTGTGCGCACCGGTGACACGCTTCCTAAAGAGCGTGTTGCCATGCTCAAAGAGCCGCCGCATATTCTTGTCACCACGCCGGAATCGCTGTATCTGCTGTTGACCGCTGGAAAGTCACGCGAGAATCTTCGCCACGTGCACACCGTCATTGTGGATGAGATCCACGCCATGGTGGATGACAAGCGCGGAGCGCATCTTTCACTCACCTTAGAACGCCTGGATGCTTTAGTGACGGGCGAGAACAGGCTTGCGCCCAGCGGCATGTTGATGGGGCTTGCGAAACGTCCGCAGCGCATTGGGCTTTCCGCAACCCAGAATCCGATTGAGCTGGTTGCGGATTACCTTACGGGCATTGCCGCAGATCGCACACGCGCCACCATTGTGCAGGTAGGGCAGAGACGCACACTCGATCTTGGTATTGAGATTCCATTCTCGGAACTCACCAGCGTTCGTGACAGCAAGATGTGGCTTGAAGTGGTGGATCGCATGGCAGAGCTGTGCACGCAACATCGTTCCACACTAGTCTTTGCGAACACCCGCAGCATGGTGGAGCGTTTGTGCTGTGCGCTGGGCGAGCGACTCGGACAGGACAATGTCGCGGCGCATCATGGTTCGCTCTCACGTGCGCTTCGGCTCGATGCAGAGCAGCGATTGAAAGCGGGCGAGATTCAGTGTCTTGTTGCAACAGCCTCGTTGGAATTGGGCATTGATATCGGCGCAGTTGATCTTGTTCTGCAACTCAACAGCACACGCGATATTGCGGTAGCCATGCAACGAGTAGGTCGGGCGGGTCATTGGCGCGGGGCTATTCCGAAAGGACGTTTCTTCGCCACCACACGTGACGATCTTTTAGAACAGGCAGCGCTCATTCGTGCTATGCGCACCGGGCAGCTTGACCGGCTTGAGATTCCGCCGCAACCGCTGGATGTGTTGATGCAGCAGATGGTGGCGATGTGTGGTGCGGAGCCGTGGGAAGAAGATGCGATGTACCGCGTGATGACTCGTGCGTATCCGTATCGTCTTCTAACCCGTGATGAGTTTGATGAACTCGTCACGCTGCTGCATACCGGCATTGAGAATTCGCGTGGACGTTATGGCGCGTATCTCTTGCGCGATGGCGTTGCGGGCATACTGCATCCACGCCGCGGTGCGCGTATGACCGCTATTGGCAACGGTGGCGCTATTCCGGATACGTCGATCTTCTCCGTTATCCTGATGCCCGAAGGTGTTCAGATTGCCACGCTGGGCGAGCACTTTGCCGTGGATAGTGGCCCTGGCGATGTGGTGCAGCTTGGCAATGCAAGCTGGCGCATCCTCACAGTAGAAAAAGAAGGCCGCGTGCTGGTGGAAGATGCGCATGGCGCACCGCCTTCCGTCCCTTTCTGGGAGGGCGAAGCTCCACAACGTACCGACGTACTTAGCGACTTCGTCGCAGGGCTTCGTGAAGAGATCAGTTTTCGAACAGAAGGTGTGCATCATGAGATGGTCACGCGCGATGATGTGCGTGTGGATGCAGCGCTGGCATGGCTCATGGAAGAGTGCAGCTTGTGTGAATCTGCTGCACTGCAACTGATTCAATACATCGCGAATGGCCGTGCTGTTCTCGGTCGTGTGCCTACCAAGAACACGATTATTGCAGAGCGTTTCTTCGATGAAGGTGGCGGCATGCAGTTGATCTTGCATGCACCTTTTGGTGGCCGCATTAATCGCGCGTGGGGTTTGGCGCTGCGCAAGCGCTTCTGCCGTGGCTTCAACTACGAACTACAGGCTGCCGCAACGGATAACGGCATCAATATCTGTCTCGCGGAACAACACAGCTTTCCGCTGGCCGATGTGTTCCATTTCCTTACGGAAGTCACAGCGAAGGAGTTGCTGGAACAGGCATCGTTGGCATCGCCTATTTTCAAGACGCGCTGGCGTTGGGCTGCGAATCGTTCTCTGCAACTGCTGCGCTTCCAAAAGGGACGCAAGGTGCCGCCGCAGGTACAGCGCACGCGTGGTGAAGATTTGCTCGCCAGCGTATTCCCGCAGGCGGCGGCGTGCTTTGAAACGATTGTTGGCGATATCGAGATCCCCAACCATCCTCTGGTCCGCGAAGTGATGCAGGACGTGTTGCAGGAGGCGATGGACCTTGCCGGCTTGCAGCAAGTTCTGCGCGACATGGATGGCGGTAAAATCCGTTGCATTGCCGTCGATACGCCGGTGCCATCGGTCTTCTCGCATGAACTGCTTAATGCGAATCAGAACGCCTTTCTGGATGAAGCTGATCTGGGCGAGCGTCGCGCTCGTGCTGTGTCCCTGCGCGGTAGTATTCCGGATTCTGTTTTGGGTGAGGCAGGACGACTTGATCCTGCCGCCATTCGGCAGACACGTTGCGAGATATGGCCCGACCTGCGCGACGAACACGAACTGCATGATCTTCTCTTCAGTGCCATCGCTTTGCCTGTGGCACTGTTCACAGAGCAGAATCCGCTGGCTGCATGTGCCGGTGAAGAAGTGCAGTCGCATCGCATCCATAGCAGTCGTCATTGGCCATTGTTTTTTGAACGTCTGCAACAACGCGGTCGTGCAATTCTCATTCGTTTTGGGACACAGGATTGCTGGGTTGCGACCGAACGTCTGCCTCACGTACAACTCCTGCAATCCATCTCGCAGAGCGTCTCTGTGCCTGTGGCTTGCGAACAGAGTGAAAACGCTGTAAGCATCGGCGAATCGCTCCGTCTGTTGACGCAGGGATTTCTGCAACTTCTGGGGCCGACTACGGCTACGCAGATTGCAGAGCTGCTTGAACTGCAGCCGCGCGCCATCGCGCAACAGCTTGTCGCTATTGAAGTGCAGGGGCTGGCGTTGCGCGGCATCTTCGAAGGCAGTGGTCCCGCAGAGAACGACCAGCATTTGGAGTGGTGCGAACGCCGCATTCTGCAACGCATTCATCGTCTTACGCTTGGTGCACTGCGCAAACAAATTGACGCCGTTACACCTGCTGTTTATCTACGCTGGCTAACGCGATGGCAGCATCTGCAACCGCAGACACAGCTCAGCGGTGAAGAAGGTGTGCTGGAAGCGCTGGTGCGGTTGGAAGGATTTGAAGCGCCCGCCATTGAGTGGGAGCGCAACCTATTGCCGCAGCGTGTGAAGGATTACGACGGCAAGTGGCTGGATGCGTTGTGCCTCTCCGGTGCCGTGGGATGGGGACGCATCTCGCCGCACCCGGCATGGGCTGCGGGTGATGGCGCGGCGCCGCGCCGCGTGATCCCAACGAACATGGCGCCCATCACGTTTTACCTGCGTGAATCCGCTGATTGGCTGCCTGCCGCGCTGGCACAGAAATCAATTGATGAAACGAAGCTGCAACAGGCGCTGAGTCCTGAAGCTCTTTCAGTACGAAATGCTTTACGCGAACGTGGCGCGTCCTTCGCCAGTGATTTGCAACGTTTCTGCGTACTCAGCAAACAACAGACGCAAAGTGCATTGTGGGAACTTGCAACGGCGGGTCTCGCTTCGGCAGATGGTTTCGATCAACTCCGCATCATGATGGACCCGAAGCGCAAACCGCTGGCCGCAGAGCCGGTGACAAACGCCGCGCGGCGAGCCACTCGCAGCACAGCCGGTCGATGGTCACTGTTCATCGAAGATGAGCATCGACAACTCACCATAACCGAACGTGCGCGAGAAGAAGAGACCTCGCTCGTGGCCGCTGCGCGTATGTTGCTGGCACGTTATGGAGTGGTTTTCCGCGATATTCTTACGCGTGAATCCAACGCGCCACGCTGGCGGGATCTGCAGCGCATGTTGCGCCGCATGGAGGCTCGTGGGGAAGTGCGTGGAGGCCGTTTTGTGCAGGGCTTCCATGGCGAGCAATTTGCTTTACCAGAAGCGGTGGAGAGCTTGCGAGCCACCCGCGATCTGCAGCACGAAGAAGTACTCACTCTTGCTGCCAGCGATCCGGTGAATCTCATTGGCATCGTGGTTCCAGGTGAACGGACCAGCGCCGTCGCGGGCCGGAAAGCGCATCTGCGCAATGGGCTGGCATGTGATGCTGAGGGGAATCCAATTGACGCGGTCGCGACGCCGCTGGGGATCAGACGGAATGCGTCTCCAAAGCTGGAAACCCCGCGTGCAGAAACACCCCAACCGCAGGACAGCTTGTTCGCATGA
- a CDS encoding HAD family hydrolase, translating to MAGPRVSVFTFCDDGHMDAELKARAEKIKVIVFDVDGVLTDGTLWFIPTGKREDGFISSVEIKGFSAHDGLGMGIGRIAGLRFGAITKRTSDTVEVRLRDLKVEFIHQGSQQKMDAIRQIMQEGDVTLEEICYVGDDIIDLPPMRSVGLAIATWNAREPVKAVAHYVTTHAGGHGAGRDAIELVLEAKGVLADAIEDYLREAGGARDIGHNVQ from the coding sequence ATGGCTGGACCACGCGTCAGCGTATTCACTTTCTGCGATGATGGACACATGGATGCAGAACTGAAAGCACGCGCAGAAAAGATCAAAGTCATTGTGTTTGATGTGGATGGGGTACTTACAGACGGAACGCTATGGTTCATTCCCACTGGCAAACGTGAAGATGGCTTTATTAGCAGCGTAGAGATTAAAGGGTTTTCGGCGCACGATGGCCTGGGTATGGGCATTGGCCGCATTGCGGGCTTGCGTTTTGGCGCCATCACCAAACGCACCAGCGACACTGTTGAAGTTCGTTTGCGCGATCTGAAAGTGGAGTTCATTCACCAGGGATCGCAGCAAAAGATGGACGCCATTCGCCAGATCATGCAGGAAGGCGACGTCACTCTCGAGGAGATCTGCTACGTTGGCGATGACATTATCGATCTTCCACCTATGCGCTCCGTGGGTCTGGCCATTGCTACGTGGAATGCGCGTGAGCCTGTAAAGGCCGTCGCACATTACGTAACGACACATGCCGGTGGCCACGGTGCAGGACGCGATGCGATCGAACTCGTGCTGGAAGCAAAAGGCGTGCTCGCCGATGCAATTGAAGATTATTTACGTGAAGCTGGCGGCGCACGCGACATTGGCCATAACGTGCAATAG
- a CDS encoding DUF5522 domain-containing protein: protein MSTQPTLADEDFYYDGPFLVFTAAYHRKRGSCCGNGCRHCPYDENGDLVPGKGEQLPGNLE, encoded by the coding sequence ATGAGCACGCAGCCGACGCTGGCCGATGAGGATTTCTATTACGACGGCCCGTTCCTGGTCTTTACAGCGGCATATCATCGCAAACGTGGTTCATGCTGCGGGAATGGCTGTCGCCACTGCCCTTACGACGAAAATGGCGATCTGGTGCCGGGCAAAGGCGAACAGCTTCCCGGCAATTTAGAATAG
- a CDS encoding oxidative damage protection protein encodes MAHMVFCSKYKQELEGLDEPPFDSDFGNKIYNTVSKKAWGEWIERQKMLLNEYRLQPWTPQAQEFLVEQMNEFFYGSGGELPKEYVAPTA; translated from the coding sequence ATGGCACACATGGTTTTCTGCTCAAAGTACAAGCAGGAGCTGGAGGGGCTGGACGAGCCTCCCTTCGACTCCGACTTCGGCAACAAGATTTACAACACCGTCAGCAAGAAGGCGTGGGGCGAGTGGATTGAGCGCCAGAAGATGCTGCTGAACGAGTATCGTCTGCAGCCCTGGACCCCTCAGGCGCAGGAGTTCCTGGTGGAGCAGATGAACGAGTTCTTCTACGGCTCTGGCGGCGAGCTTCCCAAGGAATACGTCGCTCCGACGGCGTAA
- the hemE gene encoding uroporphyrinogen decarboxylase, with protein MTDVSIVIESSKRNVVDSRFVRACLRQPVDRTPVWFLRQAGRYMPEYMAVRRQHSLLDICRTPDVAAEVTITAAERLDVDAAIIFADLLLPFTPMGLDFEFVNGEGPVVHQPIRTREQIEALRTDRAEELIYVAKAIEKVRSHFAAPRADGDRLGIIGFIGAPFTLASYMIEGGSSRNYVEMKRLMYGDPSSWSLLMEKLNTVLAEYAAQQVQAGADVIQIFDSWAGALAVNDYRDFVLPHTRDLVQRVKALGVPVIYFGVDTASLLGTMSETGCDVLGLDWRVPLDEGWKLAGDTCGVQGNLDPIALFAPQDLLKQRVKDVLDKAANRPGHIFNLGHGIVPGTPVDNVIAVSKWVKELSAR; from the coding sequence ATGACGGACGTTTCTATAGTTATCGAATCATCAAAGCGTAACGTCGTTGACAGTCGTTTTGTGCGTGCGTGTCTGCGTCAGCCCGTGGATCGCACACCTGTGTGGTTTTTGAGGCAGGCAGGCCGCTACATGCCGGAATACATGGCAGTGCGCCGGCAGCATTCGCTGCTGGATATTTGCCGCACGCCCGATGTTGCTGCCGAGGTGACTATCACCGCAGCAGAACGGCTGGATGTGGACGCAGCCATCATCTTCGCGGATTTGCTGCTGCCGTTCACGCCCATGGGGCTTGATTTTGAGTTCGTGAATGGCGAAGGCCCGGTGGTGCATCAGCCCATCCGGACACGCGAACAGATCGAGGCTCTGCGTACTGACCGGGCGGAAGAGCTCATCTACGTCGCAAAGGCCATTGAAAAGGTGCGCAGCCACTTTGCAGCACCGCGTGCCGACGGCGACCGTCTTGGCATCATTGGCTTCATCGGCGCGCCGTTTACGCTGGCCAGCTACATGATTGAAGGCGGTTCTTCGCGCAACTACGTGGAGATGAAGCGCCTCATGTATGGCGATCCATCGTCGTGGTCGCTGTTGATGGAGAAGCTGAATACCGTGCTTGCGGAATACGCCGCACAGCAGGTGCAGGCAGGCGCAGACGTCATCCAGATCTTCGATAGCTGGGCTGGCGCGCTTGCCGTCAATGACTATCGCGACTTCGTGTTGCCGCACACGCGTGATCTGGTGCAGCGCGTCAAGGCGCTTGGTGTGCCGGTGATTTACTTCGGTGTGGATACCGCATCATTGCTCGGCACCATGAGCGAAACTGGCTGCGACGTTCTGGGCCTCGACTGGCGCGTACCGCTGGATGAAGGCTGGAAGCTTGCCGGAGACACATGCGGTGTGCAGGGAAACCTTGATCCTATCGCGCTGTTCGCTCCGCAGGATCTGCTGAAGCAGCGAGTAAAAGATGTTCTGGACAAGGCCGCAAATCGTCCAGGTCATATCTTCAACCTAGGACACGGTATTGTCCCCGGAACCCCCGTTGACAATGTGATTGCTGTCAGCAAGTGGGTGAAGGAGTTGAGTGCGCGATGA